From Paenibacillus sp. GP183, one genomic window encodes:
- the rfbC gene encoding dTDP-4-dehydrorhamnose 3,5-epimerase: MGQFQITKTDINGLVIIEPKVFGDHRGYFMETYNENNFKAAGVPTSYVQDNQSKSREGVLRGLHFQKKYPQGKLVRVLSGEVFDVAVDLRKDSPTYKKWHGVILTGENNKQFYVPEGFAHGFLVLSKEAVFAYKCTDFYHPEYEGGVLWNDPEINVEWPIHHLQEVLLSDKDMSLKTLAEQNL, from the coding sequence GTGGGGCAATTTCAAATTACAAAAACAGATATAAATGGATTGGTTATTATAGAGCCGAAAGTTTTCGGTGATCATCGTGGATATTTTATGGAGACTTATAATGAGAATAATTTCAAAGCTGCAGGAGTACCTACATCATATGTTCAAGATAACCAATCGAAATCGCGGGAGGGTGTACTTAGGGGGCTCCATTTTCAGAAAAAGTATCCTCAAGGTAAATTGGTGCGCGTGCTATCAGGAGAGGTATTTGATGTTGCCGTTGATTTAAGAAAAGATTCACCAACATATAAGAAATGGCACGGGGTTATTTTGACAGGCGAAAATAATAAACAATTTTATGTTCCTGAGGGATTTGCGCATGGATTTCTAGTGTTATCTAAAGAAGCTGTCTTTGCTTATAAATGCACAGATTTTTATCATCCAGAATATGAGGGTGGCGTTCTTTGGAATGACCCGGAAATTAATGTTGAATGGCCAATTCATCATTTGCAAGAAGTACTCTTATCAGATAAGGATATGAGTCTAAAAACGCTTGCTGAACAAAATCTATAA
- a CDS encoding O-antigen ligase family protein, with protein MAKKQKLDPSVQAEKSSIIYWLLISFVVVFMFWSPFKKALFNGNSYSFERPIYSSFIWSSLILLLVGIFFFFVWKWQSQRDALAVAVWLIPITYIISLIPAASHYYSTNMVYIQIMYAIFFIAGTYLARNKLGNSILSTALMGSGYVLVLFGLLNWLGNGKFAGSLVGWFVELDKGIYRDAVMTDSNGLRLTSVFQYANSYAAYLIAILFASLFLVSKSRKWYIIGIHAFMLVPVIISFFLTLSRGAIVVVPFILLIILFFQKLNRQILILVHMVLAFIASFVILQKITNAGIELNKQFNSSLSRNSWLIVIGVSLAVTLLSILIQKFAAPYIERKLERFNDRKLTNIIVPIAATVIGIVGALLIFADTGASKLLPENVRTRIANINFAQHSVLERGTFYRDAIKVFKDYPLLGAGGGAWSALFEKYQSNPYISRQAHNFFLQYLVEVGIVGLLIFLLFLGAVFYLFIRKHFNSQSETKDSHFLFFIVAVSLLIHSLIDFDLSYVYLGIVLFLSLGAMISNAGDVPFRWNLDRPLINKGYPALLFILSLTLFFISVRLLSANGSYNESIKVIQTSKDYNQIIAPLNKALSLHPTQPDYLLPNDVFPGKIGLLLQVYNQTKKEEFFNESDQYLKDLRKKEPFNRSVLYQQLAAYKLKNQLDEAEKLVDAKLGNYPWIISMYEESIALNTDLGNQAMTAKNNQSRDQHWNKAMEVYNLVLTKMKELESLPKDQAQGQPFNITNKIALSIGQIKYFHGDYATSSGLLKPFVSDQLDDPANRMIARWYYATTSKQNTPDKALYDKLIAKDPNEKQQIEALLNAEVVK; from the coding sequence ATGGCAAAAAAACAAAAGCTGGACCCCTCGGTTCAAGCGGAGAAGTCGTCTATTATTTATTGGCTGCTTATAAGCTTCGTAGTTGTCTTCATGTTTTGGTCACCTTTTAAAAAAGCATTGTTTAATGGAAATTCGTATTCGTTTGAACGTCCAATTTATTCTTCTTTCATATGGTCTTCGCTCATTTTACTTTTGGTAGGTATCTTTTTCTTTTTTGTTTGGAAATGGCAATCCCAGAGAGATGCTCTGGCCGTTGCCGTTTGGTTAATCCCCATCACATATATCATATCACTAATCCCTGCCGCATCCCATTATTACTCGACCAACATGGTATATATCCAGATCATGTACGCTATCTTTTTTATTGCTGGAACTTACTTGGCCCGAAACAAACTCGGCAATTCCATCCTGTCCACTGCTTTAATGGGATCCGGCTATGTCCTTGTCTTGTTTGGACTCTTGAACTGGCTCGGAAACGGTAAATTTGCTGGAAGCTTGGTCGGCTGGTTTGTAGAATTGGACAAAGGAATCTATCGCGATGCTGTCATGACGGACTCGAACGGTTTGCGGCTTACATCCGTATTCCAATATGCAAACTCGTACGCAGCCTATTTAATAGCTATACTATTTGCTTCTCTATTTCTAGTGTCCAAATCTCGTAAATGGTACATAATTGGTATCCATGCTTTTATGTTAGTGCCTGTCATTATTTCGTTTTTCCTGACTCTCTCTCGAGGTGCAATTGTAGTTGTTCCTTTCATTTTGCTGATCATCTTATTCTTCCAAAAATTAAACCGGCAGATCCTGATCCTGGTTCATATGGTTCTAGCTTTTATAGCCTCATTTGTAATTCTCCAGAAGATTACGAATGCAGGCATTGAATTAAACAAGCAGTTCAATTCTTCTTTATCGAGAAACAGTTGGCTGATCGTTATTGGAGTTTCTCTAGCCGTCACTCTTCTTAGCATACTAATCCAAAAATTTGCCGCTCCTTACATCGAAAGAAAACTGGAGCGCTTCAACGACCGTAAGCTCACAAATATTATCGTACCTATTGCTGCTACTGTGATCGGTATTGTAGGTGCCTTGCTTATTTTTGCCGATACGGGTGCTTCCAAGCTTTTGCCGGAGAATGTGCGAACTCGCATAGCGAACATTAACTTCGCCCAGCATAGTGTTCTTGAGCGGGGAACTTTTTATAGAGATGCCATTAAGGTATTCAAAGATTATCCTTTACTCGGGGCTGGCGGTGGGGCTTGGTCTGCACTGTTTGAGAAGTATCAAAGTAACCCCTACATAAGCCGTCAGGCTCACAACTTCTTTCTGCAGTATTTGGTGGAGGTTGGCATTGTTGGATTGCTTATTTTCTTGCTGTTTCTTGGAGCTGTGTTTTACCTGTTTATCCGAAAACACTTTAATAGCCAATCCGAGACTAAGGACTCTCATTTTCTTTTTTTCATAGTGGCTGTTTCCCTGCTTATTCATAGTCTTATTGACTTCGATTTAAGTTATGTCTACTTGGGGATTGTGCTCTTTCTCAGCTTAGGCGCTATGATCTCCAATGCTGGGGACGTACCATTCAGATGGAATTTGGACCGGCCACTCATCAACAAAGGCTATCCTGCTCTGCTTTTCATATTATCACTTACTCTATTTTTCATCTCAGTAAGACTGCTAAGCGCGAATGGATCCTACAATGAATCGATTAAGGTCATTCAAACCAGCAAGGATTATAATCAGATCATAGCTCCACTAAACAAAGCTTTGAGCCTGCATCCAACTCAGCCGGACTACCTACTGCCCAACGATGTATTTCCAGGTAAAATAGGATTACTGCTACAAGTGTACAATCAGACGAAAAAAGAAGAATTTTTCAATGAGTCCGACCAGTATTTAAAGGATTTGCGCAAGAAAGAGCCATTCAACCGTTCTGTTCTTTACCAGCAGTTAGCAGCCTACAAGCTTAAAAATCAATTAGACGAAGCTGAAAAGCTCGTGGATGCCAAACTCGGCAATTATCCATGGATCATCTCCATGTATGAAGAAAGTATCGCTTTGAATACAGATTTAGGCAATCAGGCGATGACAGCCAAGAATAACCAAAGCCGTGACCAACATTGGAATAAAGCTATGGAAGTTTATAATCTGGTTCTGACCAAAATGAAAGAGCTGGAAAGTCTGCCTAAAGATCAAGCGCAAGGACAGCCCTTCAACATCACCAACAAAATAGCATTAAGTATTGGCCAGATTAAATATTTTCATGGTGATTATGCTACATCTTCTGGTTTATTAAAACCCTTTGTTTCTGATCAACTGGATGACCCGGCTAACAGGATGATTGCCAGATGGTACTACGCAACAACGAGTAAGCAAAATACCCCGGATAAAGCGTTATATGATAAGCTGATTGCAAAAGATCCAAACGAGAAGCAGCAGATTGAGGCGTTATTAAACGCTGAGGTTGTAAAATAA
- the rfbA gene encoding glucose-1-phosphate thymidylyltransferase RfbA, with protein MKGIILAGGSGTRLYPITKAISKQIVPVYDKPMIYYPLSVLMLAGIQEILIISTPRDIKIFEELFGDGSDLGLSLSYEVQELPNGLAEAFIIGEKFIGKDSVALILGDNIFYGQSFGRILEEAAHMDEGATIFGYFVKNPQAYGVIEYDENGKVLSIEEKPLEPKSHYAVPGLYFYDNQVVEIAKSIKPSARNELEITEVNNTYLQKGMLNVKLLGRGMAWMDTGTHDTMLEASNFVEAVQKRQGLYIACIEEIAFKKKYISKDHLIQLAQPLLKTEYGQYLIQVAEGFN; from the coding sequence ATGAAAGGAATTATTTTGGCGGGAGGATCTGGAACAAGATTATACCCAATAACAAAAGCTATTTCTAAACAAATTGTTCCGGTATATGATAAGCCAATGATCTATTACCCTCTGTCAGTATTAATGCTAGCAGGCATTCAGGAAATTTTAATCATTTCAACACCAAGAGATATTAAAATTTTTGAAGAGTTGTTTGGAGATGGATCTGATTTAGGATTAAGTTTATCTTATGAAGTTCAAGAGCTTCCTAATGGACTTGCTGAGGCTTTTATTATTGGTGAGAAATTTATTGGAAAAGATTCAGTTGCTTTAATTTTAGGAGATAATATATTTTATGGTCAAAGTTTTGGACGGATTTTAGAAGAAGCAGCCCATATGGATGAAGGAGCTACGATATTCGGTTATTTTGTGAAAAATCCTCAAGCGTATGGTGTAATTGAATATGATGAGAATGGCAAAGTATTATCGATAGAAGAAAAACCTCTGGAACCAAAATCACACTATGCTGTGCCTGGTCTTTATTTTTATGATAATCAAGTTGTTGAGATTGCAAAAAGTATCAAACCTTCGGCTCGTAATGAATTAGAGATTACTGAAGTCAACAATACTTATCTACAAAAAGGGATGTTAAATGTAAAACTTCTCGGTAGAGGTATGGCATGGATGGATACAGGAACTCACGATACCATGCTTGAAGCAAGTAACTTTGTTGAAGCAGTACAGAAACGACAAGGTTTATATATCGCTTGTATTGAAGAGATAGCATTTAAGAAAAAATATATTTCTAAGGATCACTTAATTCAATTAGCTCAACCTTTATTAAAAACGGAATATGGACAATATTTGATTCAAGTAGCAGAAGGTTTTAATTAA